One Salmo trutta chromosome 26, fSalTru1.1, whole genome shotgun sequence DNA window includes the following coding sequences:
- the LOC115163791 gene encoding P2Y purinoceptor 12-like → MDSTTGFAMTPVNHNHTNSSCSRDNVLKTVVFPVLYSLLFLLGLSLNGLAVWVFFSIPSRSHFIIYLKNIVVADVLMTLTFPFKVLSDSNMASMGLRVFVCRVSSVLFYLTMYISILFFGLISIDRCRKTLQPFKGTNAARLSHRKLLSGVIWCSLLALSLPNMVLTSRSPTSVYFKCSDLKTAAGMHWHELVNHVCQVIFWGNLVTVIVCYALITKELYSSYARANAYRAGGASRAGTGNGQRQPRRKTVSSNVFLVLAVFFVCFVPFHFSRVPYTMSQTRGRMFDCNLKLFFFQLKESTLWLSSLNSLLDPLIYFFLCKSFRTTLFKTLRLPPGTCSWLTGVGPDPNTGSTPLGDSSACQ, encoded by the exons ATGGACAGCACAACAGGATTCGCCATGACCCCTGTCAATCACAACCACACCAACAGCAGCTGTTCCCGTGACAACGTGCTGAAGACTGTGGTGTTTCCTGTTCTCTactccctcctcttcctgttgGGCCTGTCCCTCAACGGCCTGGCAGTGTGGGTGTTCTTCAGCATCCCCAGCCGCTCCCACTTCATCATCTACCTCAAGAACATTGTGGTGGCCGACGTCCTCATGACCCTCACCTTCCCCTTCAAG GTGCTGTCTGACTCCAACATGGCGTCCATGGGTCTGCGTGTCTTTGTCTGTCGTGTCTCCTCTGTGCTCTTCTATCTCACCATGTACATCAGCATCCTCTTCTTCGGCCTCATCAGCATCGACCGCTGCAGGAAGACCCTCCAGCCCTTCAAGGGGACCAACGCGGCCCGTCTGTCACACAGGAAACTGCTCTCTGGGGTTATCTGGTGCTCCCTGCTGGCCCTCTCCCTGCCCAACATGGTCCTGACCAGCCGCAGCCCCACCTCGGTCTACTTCAAGTGCAGTGATCTGAAGACGGCGGCTGGTATGCATTGGCATGAGCTGGTCAACCATGTGTGCCAGGTCATCTTCTGGGGCAACCTGGTGACGGTGATAGTGTGTTATGCCCTCATCACCAAAGAGCTGTACAGTTCCTACGCCCGCGCCAACGCTTACCGTGCTGGTGGAGCCAGCAGAGCTGGTACTGGTAACGGGCAGCGCCAGCCCCGGAGAAAGACTGTGAGTTCAAACGTCTTCCTGGTGCTGGCCGTGTTCTTTGTGTGCTTCGTGCCGTTCCACTTCTCCCGCGTGCCGTACACCATGAGCCAGACCCGGGGACGCATGTTTGACTGCAACCTCAAGCTGTTCTTCTTCCAGTTAAAGGAGAGTACACTCTGGCTGTCCTCCCTCAACTCCCTCCTGGACCCTCTCATCTATTTCTTCCTCTGTAAGTCCTTCAGGACCACCCTGTTCAAGACGCTCCGTCTCCCACCTGGGACCTGTAGCTGGCTCACTGGGGTAGGGCCGGACCCCAACACAGGCAGTACCCCTCTGGGAGACTCCTCTGCTTGTCAGTAG